The Verrucomicrobiia bacterium DNA window GGTCCCGCACCCCGATTAGCTCTTTTTCGGTCAGAATGACCAGTGAATAGGCCCCTTCGATGCGGCGGATGGCCTGCAGCAGGCTGCTGCCCTGGCCATTCGTCGAGGGTTGGGCCATCAGGTGCAGAACGATCTCGCTATCTACCGTGGTTTGGAAAATCGAGCCTTTGGCCTCAAGTTCATCGCGCAACCGCGCGGCGTTGGTCAAGTTCCCGTTGTGGGCAATCGCGATTTGGCCGCGGACGCAATCGACCGTCAATGGCTGGGCATTGAGCAGGTGAGAAGAGCCGGTCGTCGAGTAGCGGGTATGCCCGATGGCGCTCTGGCCGACCAAGCCGTGGAGCACATCGCCATTGAAGACTTGGGAAACCAAGCCCATGCCTTTATGGCGGTAGAAGCGGCGGCCATCTGAGGTGACGATGCCGGCGCTCTCCTGCCCGCGATGCTGCAACGCGTACAGGCCGTAATACGTCAACTCGGCCGCGTTCGGGTGGCCAAACACGCCGAACACGCCGCAATAATGTTTTGGGTAATCCTGCATCAACGCCAGACTGCTTTGCGACACTGGAAATCCAACATCGGGAAACCCGTTTGAGCAAGCACCAACTTGCCGCCTCCCGTGAACCTGAAAGAGTTTATATCTGGCTCCGGGTTTTCGCTTTACCCCCGCTTGAGGAAATCCACCGCAAAGTTACAAGAATTTATCCAAAAACCAAGTTTAAAGTTTCTGGCTCTGGGGCTATCCGAAAATTATCGGCAGAGAGCAGGGCGATGGGCTATATTGATTTCCGTAATTATGAACAGCAGCAGCGACCCTATTAACCTGACACGCGACGTCGAGGCCGCCATTATCCCGATTGGCTCGAAAGTGACCCTGCAAAAGGGCGAACAAGCCTATATCACCCAATCGCTGGGTGGAAGTTACACGGTGGTGGTCAATGGCAACATGTTTCGCATTGAAAACAAGGATGCCGATGCACTCGGCCTCCAGGCGGCTGCCTCCACGGCTGCCACCGGCGCCCCCCAAACCCAGGAACAACTCGAAAAGGAAATCTGGAACCAACTCCGTTCGTGCTATGACCCGGAAATCCCGGTGAACATTGTCGATTTGGGTTTGATTTATGATTGTCATATCAGCCCCTTGGCTCCTTCCAGTTTTCGGGTCGATGTGAAAATGACGCTCACCGCTCCCGGCTGCGGCATGGGGCCGATGCTGGCGCAGGATGTGCAGAACCGGTTGTTGGGACTGGAAAGCATCGAGGACGTAGCCGTCGAACTGGTCTGGGACCCGCCCTGGAATCAGGCGATGATGACCGAAGCGGCCAAACTGCAATTGGGATTGATGTGATGACGACGGAGGTTGCCACACCACAACGCAAACGGCCTGCTATGGATTGGTCAGGGCTGCGCGCTGATTTCCCCATTCTCGACCAGCAGGTTCATGGGCAGCCGCTCATCTATTTCGACAACGCTGCCACGACCCAAAAGCCGCGCGCGGTGATCGAGACCTTGCGCCGTTACTACGAACGGGATAACGCCAACGTCCACCGCGGCATTCACGAACTGAGCAACCGGGCAACTGCCGCTTTTGAAGCCGCTCGCTCGCGCGCCGCCCAGTTCATCAATGCGCCCACTGCCGACGGCATCATTTTTACCAGAGGGACGACCGAAGGGATTAACCTGGTGGCTCAGGCCTGGGGGGACCGGCATCTCAAAGCGGGCGACAAGGTCCTTCTCACCGAGATGGAACACCATAGCAACATCGTTCCCTGGCAGCTCGTCGCCAAGCGGACCGGGGCGAAACTGATTTTTCTGCCGATAACCGGGGACATTGGACTGCTGGACCTGAACCGTTTGGACGAGTGGTTGACCCGGGAAGTGAAATTGCTCGCGATGACCCATGTCTCCAACTCGCTCGGCACCATCAACCCGGTTGCCGAGCTCTGCGCCCGCGCCCGAAAGCTCGGCGTCCTCACCCTGGTGGATGCGGCTCAAAGCGCGGGCCATCGCCCGGTAGATGTGCAGGAGATCGGCTGCGATTTCCTCGCGTTTTCCGGCCACAAAATGTGCGGGCCCACCGGCATTGGCGTGCTTTATGGCCGCCCCGAGGTGCTCGATACCATGCCTCCTTACCAGGGAGGCGGAGAAATGATTCTCAACGTCGAGTTCCAGCGCAGCACGTGGAAACATGCGCCCCACAAGTTCGAGGCCGGCACTCCCAATATCGCGGGGGCAGTCGGGTTGCGCGCAGCCATGGATTACCTGGATAACATCGGACGGCGGCAGATTGCCGAACACGACCAGGAATTGGGCGCTTATGCCTACGAGAAGCTCTCGAAATCCAAGGGCAACATCCGCCTGTTCGGACCCCATATTGGCCGGGCTGGCCTGGTGAGTTTCCTGCTCAAAGACATTCACGCGCATGATGTGGTGACCGTGGCCGACCAGCGCGGCGTCGCCTTGCGCGGCGGACATCATTGCAACCAGCCCCTTATGCGCAAGCTCGGCGTCGAGTCCACCGCCCGCGCCAGCTTTTACTTTTACAATACCACCGCTGAGATCGACCGCTTCGTTGAGGTGTTGGCCGATATTCAGAAATTCTTTGGAGTGTAGTCCAACCGTAACCATGCTCACTGCCGATTCCATTTCTGCGCAATCGACGATGGGCGAGGTGCTCCGCGCCTACCCGGGCGCGCAGCGCGCCTTGTTCCGCCGCTATCATATCGGCGGCTGCAGCAGTTGCGCTTTTCAGCCCGATGAAACTTTGGAACAAGTCTGCGCGCGTCATGGCGGCTTGAATGTGCGGGAAGTCCTGGCCCACATCCAAACCAGCCACGAACAGGACGCGAAACTCCTGATGAGCCCCCGGGAATTAGCGGCCTGGCTGAAACAGGATTCTTCGGTCCGCCTGCTCGATGTGCGGTCTCGTGAGGAATTCGAGGCGGTGCATCTTGATGGGTCTCAACTGCTCTCCCAGCCGGTCATGAGAGAGGTGCTGGCCGAAGGCACTAACTCCCGCCCGTTGGTTATCATCGATCATCAAGGAAAACAGGCCCTGGATGCCGCCGCCTATTTCATCGGCCACGGGCTCCAGAACGTGCGCTGTCTCCAAGGCGGCCTGGACGCCTGGGCCAGGGAAATCAATCCGGCCATGCGCCGCTACCGCGTCGAGTAACATGCGGTCTTGCCTTTCATCTTTGCGGTCCTTGTGTTCTTTTGCGGCGGTTTTGCAATCGTCTCTGAAATCTGCGATGATTTGATTATGGATAAGGATTTACAAACCCGCATCGCCGAGGCGATGCGCGACCCCAAAAACCTCGGCGAACTCCCTGACGCCGATGCCATCGGCACCGTGGGCAATTCCGATTGCGGCGAGATGCTCCGGATGTGGGTCAAGTTCAAGGAACAAAACGGCAAAAGGGTAATCGACCGCGCCACATTCCAGTCGTTTGGCTGCGAGACA harbors:
- the sufT gene encoding putative Fe-S cluster assembly protein SufT, with the protein product MNSSSDPINLTRDVEAAIIPIGSKVTLQKGEQAYITQSLGGSYTVVVNGNMFRIENKDADALGLQAAASTAATGAPQTQEQLEKEIWNQLRSCYDPEIPVNIVDLGLIYDCHISPLAPSSFRVDVKMTLTAPGCGMGPMLAQDVQNRLLGLESIEDVAVELVWDPPWNQAMMTEAAKLQLGLM
- a CDS encoding cysteine desulfurase → MTTEVATPQRKRPAMDWSGLRADFPILDQQVHGQPLIYFDNAATTQKPRAVIETLRRYYERDNANVHRGIHELSNRATAAFEAARSRAAQFINAPTADGIIFTRGTTEGINLVAQAWGDRHLKAGDKVLLTEMEHHSNIVPWQLVAKRTGAKLIFLPITGDIGLLDLNRLDEWLTREVKLLAMTHVSNSLGTINPVAELCARARKLGVLTLVDAAQSAGHRPVDVQEIGCDFLAFSGHKMCGPTGIGVLYGRPEVLDTMPPYQGGGEMILNVEFQRSTWKHAPHKFEAGTPNIAGAVGLRAAMDYLDNIGRRQIAEHDQELGAYAYEKLSKSKGNIRLFGPHIGRAGLVSFLLKDIHAHDVVTVADQRGVALRGGHHCNQPLMRKLGVESTARASFYFYNTTAEIDRFVEVLADIQKFFGV
- a CDS encoding rhodanese-like domain-containing protein, coding for MLTADSISAQSTMGEVLRAYPGAQRALFRRYHIGGCSSCAFQPDETLEQVCARHGGLNVREVLAHIQTSHEQDAKLLMSPRELAAWLKQDSSVRLLDVRSREEFEAVHLDGSQLLSQPVMREVLAEGTNSRPLVIIDHQGKQALDAAAYFIGHGLQNVRCLQGGLDAWAREINPAMRRYRVE